The proteins below are encoded in one region of Triticum aestivum cultivar Chinese Spring chromosome 1B, IWGSC CS RefSeq v2.1, whole genome shotgun sequence:
- the LOC123135620 gene encoding uncharacterized protein has product MVGSGAQSASGAEVEDIELGERRRADEFVDDDEEGSQYFTDAEDRSWPSHSRQESAAFEDCISRCASTRASSCGGADSDADIEAGGGHFRKSSCVSECSLDDVDLEAGFGGESAKGSPDPEKAEKNCRICHLGLESAAAESGAGITLGCSCKGDLSYSHKQCAETWFKIRGNKTCEICSSTACNVVVLGDPEFVEQSNESNTTAAGHTFPNETRRFWQGHRFLNFLLACMVFAFVISWLFHFNVPG; this is encoded by the exons ATGGTCGGCAGCGGCGCACAGTCGGCAAGCGGCGCGGAGGTCGAAGACATCGAgctcggcgagcggcggcgcgcggacgagttcgtggacgacgacgaggagggcaGCCAGTACTTCACGGACGCGGAGGACCGGTCGTGGCCCTCGCACTCGCGCCAAGAGTCCGCCGCCTTCGAGGACTGCATCTCGCGGTGCGCCTCCACCCGCGCCAGCTCCTGCGGCGGCGCCGACAGCGACGCGGACATCGAGGCCGGCGGCGGGCACTTCAGGAAGTCGTCGTGCGTGTCCGAGTGCTCGCTGGACGACGTCGACCTGGAGGCCGGGTTTGGCGGCGAGAGCGCCAAGGGCAGCCCCGACCCCGAGAAGGCCGAGAAGAACTGCCGCATTTGCCACCTCGGCCTGGAGAGCGCGGCGGCCGAGTCCGGCGCCGGCATCACGCTCGGCTGCTCCTGCAAGGGCgacctctcctactcccacaagcagtgCGCCGAGACCTGGTTCAAGATCAGAGGCAACAA GACCTGTGAGATCTGCAGCTCAACCGCATGCAATGTGGTTGTGTTAGGCGATCCGGAGTTTGTCGAGCAGTCGAACGAATCGAACACCACAGCAGCTGGGCATACATTTCCAAACGAAACCAGGAGATTTTGGCAAGGGCATCGGTTCCTCAACTTCCTTCTGGCATGCATGGTCTTCGCCTTCGTCATCTCATGGCTCTTCCACTTCAACGTCCCGGGGTGA
- the LOC123135606 gene encoding phosphatidylinositol:ceramide inositolphosphotransferase isoform X2, which produces MTIYLAREASKVWRKVCAETTTELPLLREKWPLLLAGIVFQWTFHPFIYHSKRFYTILIWRRVLAFLVASQVLRIITFYSTQLPGPNYHCREGSNMATLPPPNNVLEVLLINFPRGVNLGCGDLIFSSHMIFTLVFVRTYHKYGSKRFIKLLAWVMAIVQSLLIIAARKHYTVDVVVAWYAVNLVVFFVDTKLPEMPDRSNGSPLIPLSNKDKDGRPKDEKDVMLKDEFHKLLNGNHGDPTDRRQRVQMNGRHPEEDMSSMLSDATPNGT; this is translated from the exons ATGACGATCTACCTAGCTCGGGAGGCTTCCAAG GTATGGAGGAAGGTGTGCGCGGAGACGACGACCGAGCTGCCGCTACTTCGCGAGAAGTGGCCGCTACTCCTCGCGGGGATTGTGTTTCAG TGGACCTTTCATCCTTTCATTTATCATAGCAAACGCTTCTACACCATCCTAATCTGGCGCAGGGTGCTTGCTTTTTTAGTT GCTTCACAGGTTTTAAGGATCATTACATTCTATTCAACCCAGCTTCCAGGTCCAAACTATCACTGTCGTGAG GGCTCAAATATGGCCACTCTTCCACCACCCAATAATGTGCTTGAAGTGCTCCTGATCAATT TTCCTCGTGGAGTAAATCTTGGGTGTGGTGATCTTATATTTTCATCCCATATGATTTTCACTCTTGTTTTCGTCCGAACATATCACAAATATGGCTCAAAAAG GTTTATTAAGCTCCTTGCCTGGGTCATGGCTATAGTTCAAAGTCTTCTCATCATTGCCGCTCGCAAGCACTACACCGTTGATGTTGTTGTTGCCTG GTATGCCGTTAATCTAGTTGTGTTCTTCGTGGACACCAAGCTTCCAG AAATGCCGGACCGTTCAAACGGGTCGCCCTTGATTCCGCTGAGCAACAAAGATAAAGATGGGAGGCCAAAGGATGAGAAAGACGTGATGCTGAAGGACGAGTTCCATAAGCTGTTGAACGGGAACCATGGGGATCCTACTGATCGG CGGCAGCGGGTGCAGATGAACGGGAGGCACCCCGAGGAGGACATGAGCAGCATGCTGTCCGACGCCACACCCAACGGCACATGA
- the LOC123135606 gene encoding phosphatidylinositol:ceramide inositolphosphotransferase isoform X1: MTIYLAREASKVWRKVCAETTTELPLLREKWPLLLAGIVFQYIHGLAARGVHYLHRPGPLLQDLGFMALPELGQDKNYLSECTFVFIFFSFFLWTFHPFIYHSKRFYTILIWRRVLAFLVASQVLRIITFYSTQLPGPNYHCREGSNMATLPPPNNVLEVLLINFPRGVNLGCGDLIFSSHMIFTLVFVRTYHKYGSKRFIKLLAWVMAIVQSLLIIAARKHYTVDVVVAWYAVNLVVFFVDTKLPEMPDRSNGSPLIPLSNKDKDGRPKDEKDVMLKDEFHKLLNGNHGDPTDRRQRVQMNGRHPEEDMSSMLSDATPNGT; encoded by the exons ATGACGATCTACCTAGCTCGGGAGGCTTCCAAG GTATGGAGGAAGGTGTGCGCGGAGACGACGACCGAGCTGCCGCTACTTCGCGAGAAGTGGCCGCTACTCCTCGCGGGGATTGTGTTTCAG TATATTCATGGGCTGGCTGCTCGAGGAGTGCATTACTTGCATCGGCCTGGACCACTGCTCCAGGACCTGGGATTTATGGCCCTTCCA GAGCTTGGACAAGACAAAAATTATCTTAGTGAATGCACATTTGTTttcatcttcttctccttttttctg TGGACCTTTCATCCTTTCATTTATCATAGCAAACGCTTCTACACCATCCTAATCTGGCGCAGGGTGCTTGCTTTTTTAGTT GCTTCACAGGTTTTAAGGATCATTACATTCTATTCAACCCAGCTTCCAGGTCCAAACTATCACTGTCGTGAG GGCTCAAATATGGCCACTCTTCCACCACCCAATAATGTGCTTGAAGTGCTCCTGATCAATT TTCCTCGTGGAGTAAATCTTGGGTGTGGTGATCTTATATTTTCATCCCATATGATTTTCACTCTTGTTTTCGTCCGAACATATCACAAATATGGCTCAAAAAG GTTTATTAAGCTCCTTGCCTGGGTCATGGCTATAGTTCAAAGTCTTCTCATCATTGCCGCTCGCAAGCACTACACCGTTGATGTTGTTGTTGCCTG GTATGCCGTTAATCTAGTTGTGTTCTTCGTGGACACCAAGCTTCCAG AAATGCCGGACCGTTCAAACGGGTCGCCCTTGATTCCGCTGAGCAACAAAGATAAAGATGGGAGGCCAAAGGATGAGAAAGACGTGATGCTGAAGGACGAGTTCCATAAGCTGTTGAACGGGAACCATGGGGATCCTACTGATCGG CGGCAGCGGGTGCAGATGAACGGGAGGCACCCCGAGGAGGACATGAGCAGCATGCTGTCCGACGCCACACCCAACGGCACATGA